In Pleuronectes platessa chromosome 8, fPlePla1.1, whole genome shotgun sequence, the genomic stretch tgatacattttacattttcgtTGATTTGTCAGCAGATGAAGAGGGAGGTGTGGCCAATGAGTCCGACTCGTcacctccacagagcagaggcagaggaaggttTGAGAAGGTGAGAGCCAGAGCGGGCTCTCGTGGCCAATCGGAAGACAcccgctccacctcctcacaggCTGCAGACGAGGAGAGCTCCTCCCATGTAAGGCAGCACGCTCGTTCTTCGAAGCACTCTGGTAAATTCACCTGGATGGTGTGTTGGCTGTATTGTACTGAGTTTTGTTCTGTCTGTTGTAGCGGGACAGGTCACCTCTCCGGACCAGCCAAGGAGATGGCGGCCAGCGCTGTGGCTTTTGTCATGCTGGTGAGGAAGAGAACACAACGAGGGGCATGCTTCACAGCGATAACTCCAAGAAAGTGGCTGCACACTACAAGTGCATGGTAAGATGAACTGTGTAAGAGCATGTGTTTGTGCCACACACTCTCTGTAAATTTGCACATATATCAACTTTAGTCTAATCTCTGACCCCTGGCAGCTTTTTTCATCGGGGACAGTCCAGCTGACGACAACATCGCGCGCTGAGTTTGGAAACTTTGAAGTTAAAACAGTCATCCAGGAAATCAAGCGAGGGAAAAGAATGGTAGGacaatttattttgaaagacgcTTTGAAATGTAGTTTCGTCATTAAAATCAATTGGTTGGCTTGTTTTCCCAGAAATGTACTCTGTGCACTCAGCTGGGAGCCACCATTGGCTGTGAAATCAAAGCATGTGTGAAGACCTACCACTATCACTGCGGCCTGCAGGACAAAGCCAAGTACATCGAAAACATGGCCCGCGGCATCTACAAGTGAGCTCAGCCTCTACAGACAAACACTTTCACTTCACTATGAAACATTAATTTACGGTATAACCTATTTTTACattcagtcttttctttttatatatccAGTAACTGCTGCCACACAGTTGCTTGATATTAAGTTTTACATGTGGTTATCAACTAGTGTTCACTTTGTCAGCTATTTCAAGTGTGGGTTATTTTTATACTTTGCAATAAAAATGTGTCCCCCGCAGGATtcacagcgagcgagtgggGGGTTGATGAAGTTCCTTACACGTAACAGACCCCAAAAATGTTTAGAAATAAAGGAAAcgaaatatctcaggatgaacaaGTGGAtccacacacgtagaagacacagacagagatgtcaagagagttgaTGCTGATAAGAGCCGATGCCTGTGTCAAtatgatgtaaacaaaaacatgtgatctcctcAGCAGAATTAATACGTCACGTCCTGTCTCTTCCTACTGCGCCCCCCCCTTgcctgaatcctgcagcagaTCTGTTACTGCGTCTCAGCGGAGAATCTCCCAAAGCGTTGTTCATGGGTGAAATAAACCTCTGGAGGAAGTCCAGATCTAATTCTCTCTGGATGTCCTCCAGAggaaatgtctgaaaacggctattAAAACATTGTGTAAAAACCTCATAGATGACCTTTAATACCAATTCTGCACCACTTTACAGACACCCATCAGAAACTACAACTAATATCTTTGTAttgctgtgttttgtttgtgtgtgtatctctgtgtatTTTAGACTGTACTGTAAGAACCACAGTGGGAATGAGGAgagggatgaggaagatgaggaacgAGAGAATCGCAGCAGAGAGAGGGCAGCTAGCGACCATGGAGGAACACCGGCAACGCAAGTGAACGGCAATTAGGTtgttacacaaaaactgctgcTAAGATTCTTGAACTGTCCTTATGTGAAATATgagtttgaataaaaaaaagatttgtaaagtttttgtcatgtgtttttttttttacaggtagTTCTGATGGATGTGATGTTTGGAGAGAACTGCAGAGCTCACAAGCGAGGGAGAGATATTTTTTATACTGAATCTTAGCCTACTCACAAAGTCGTGGTCTTCAGCTCCCACGAGTCCTTCACACAATTTCTTCCAGTAAACGGACTCGATGTCCCCAGCGTGCAACAGACGTGTTCTTTGTGAAATCCTGTTTTGAGTTGTCTGGACGAGCTTTTCACAGGCCGGTGGAACTGAGCAGAGCGGGGGCTAGCATGGCTAAACTTTAGCGAGAGTATGATGGACTCAGTCTCAAGAACCCGAACAATTGCAGTGAATAAGAGCTGAAGTTTTGATTGTCACTCAGTGCCCATGTCCCCACAGATTACATGACCCACACTTACTGAAAGTGGACACATTCTTCCTATTCCTTAGCTTCTGAAGGACTCACTTTTAAGAGGGGTCTGTTTGTTACTAGTCTCACTATGAAGTTGTGCCGTTTGATTACCTTGTTTCTGTAATCATGTCTTAAGAATACTCTTCATGTTAGCCTTTCTTTCTTGATATGTAATATTTTGCTACTGTACTATTATCATCATGAGTCATATTGGATATCTGGATTTCGGACAGTCACTATTACAAGTTTTGCCAGCATGCACTTGGATTTACCCACTGTTAAAGgtggcattttttttatttagctgtTAAAGGGCAAAGTAGAGCTCTTTAGAAGAGTTGGCTTGACTTTGTTTGATGTACTGTTGACTTGTATCTCTACAAATGTATCCATGAATGATTGgaaatagaaaatatttttattttacacatttactgAGTGAGTCTCTCATTTCATCTGAAAGTGTGTCCATAGGGTACACCAAACAGAAAGCAGTCCTCTGGCAGGTCCAGGTTtgaagagggaggagataaGGTCATGAAGTGAGACCGTGCAGTCATGCAAGACTACCTCAGCTCTACTCTCCATTTATAGTAAAAGCCTCTTCTGCAGCCATTTGGAATATTTACTCTGCAGTTATTTAAATTGGTGtacatttaattttgtattttatatataaaccatTCATCCACACAAGTTCAGCACTGTACATTAAAGAAAAGTAGAAACAATATAGTCAGTGGATATCATACCTCTGccatggcccaacagtcccctaatgAAACAAGACATTTATATTCACTACATCCAGAGATCAAAGGTTCTTGCCTTATCCTGTCAACTGACTGATGgaaaagtgaataaaaacaacttgAGGATACTTATGAGCCTAAGAAATGATGTACTTTACCCCTCAACTTCTACCAGAAGCAGCTGGTCAAAGGATCCGAGAGATCTGGGAGTGGAAAGACTCAGTGCAGCAAACTAAAAGTAAAATCATGACTATACTAACATACATGTTAAAGCCTTTGGTAATTGAGGTGCGGGCATTATGAATAGGGAACAGAGCTTTCATTGGTAAAACTTAAGGTCTAATTCtaatgtttttaattcaattattcAAGACAGTATTTAATCATATCATAAGGAAAACCCCTAATACATAAAAGGGAAAAGCAATTATAACAAAGTCAATGTTatgttcttccagttttgcCCCTCTCAGCGTTCCAGTTGTGCTAATTCAACTAATTCACAGCCGAAATGTTGACTTTTCTGAGCAGAAAAACCTTGTTCTTAGAAACAACCTTAACCATGACTCAGCTCCATTTAAATGTCTCATTTAGTCATGTGACAGTGAGTTGATGTTACCAGGTCCCTAAATATGAAGCATCTAAAAAGAATTCAGCTTTTATTGGATAATTATGTGCCTTTAATCATATTCATGTCCTGATCAAAGTACACCGCTTTGCGCTGAGAGGAGTCGATGCAATATGCGCTGATCAATCACCAGCTTTAGAGTGCCACTCTCAATTTAACTTTACAAAGATAAAGcagaatgtattttaaatgattGAATACTCTGTCTGGGGTTTTtacaagatattttttttcatctaaATGTTTCTCCACCATCTGCAAGTTGTTTTCATACTTAACAGCTGTAAATATATTCTCAATTTCCTTTATGCATCATATTGTGGGTCAATAGTAAACATCAACAGCATTGTATTTTAATTATGGTGCCTACACTTTGAACACACTACATACAGAAATCCACCTTATCCTGTAGTCATAGACACTGGAGCTGCTCTTTAGTCAGTGAATGAAGGAGTAAATAACGTAAACAACAATGATGACAGGGACCTTTGGGATCACAGCTGACAGGAAACGTTCCAAATACTTCcaaggttgttttaatttgatttgtctaAAAATGCCAACATCGTTAAGAAGACATCTCCTCAGGACATGTCTGGACTGgagtctttaaaaaaagttgtctCTGTTTGAATCGGACCAAGTTTTAGCATGGTGTGTCATTACATTCTGTAATGACAATTTACAATGGCTAATAGGCAGAGCCATAGCCGCACACCACCCCTAAACACCCCAACCTTCTTATAACATTCTGATGATCTTAGCTATACAACTATTTTGAAGTagttacttaaaaaaataacaaaacatcaAGAACTTTActattcaggatttttttttcaaaacatttgggaTCCCTGAGTATGGTGACAATAAAGACCTTGAATCCTATCTTATATGAAGTCGATTCAGTTATTTGATCGATTGAAAATCAATGGCAAGTACTGTATTAATACATTTAGGTCATTTTCATGTCAAGAATAAAAAGATTTCAGGGATCTACAGCTTTTCAAATGTGAAGATTTGCTGCTCTTTCCTTGTAATTGTTTAATAATTATATCAAGAGAATATAGGACATCTCGTCCTATACACTCAATGGTGGACTTGGAAAAACAAGCAGTGAATCCCAAAAAAAATTCAGATTAGGCCATGGAGAAAACAACCATTAGTTGAAGATAATCAAATAACGGTAAATTGTCTCACAGTGCAGATATGAAAACTGCATAGTCATTGTGCTGTGTCGCAAAACAATCAATGAACAGTTATGTTCAGAGGACTGTTTCATAGAGTAGGTTGAGTTGCCTCTCCCttctttgttttcaaattgACAGTTCTGCTTCGCTCTGAGTCAGTTATTATGGCCACAGCTAAACTGCTCGTGGGTaggttttctttctccttctcctcagctgtaACCTTCACATTTGAGGAGGTATCTGACTAGGTGTGTTCTCTCAGTCAGACACATACTATGCTTCCATCATTTCTGATTGAACCATCATCTCCCCAGTGTCAAGACAATATCCTTTTGTCTCTTCCTTATTTCCTGCTGGTCTGAATAAAGTTTGACACACAACTCACTGAATGGGATTTTAAGTTTTCCTCTCTTCAAGTACACATAGAAAGTACATAGGTTTCAAGGGACTTTTGAAAGAGGGATCTGAGGGGCCCTAAATTGAACCAAACTGAAATCGTCACGCTTTTGGTAGAAAGCTAGCAGCATAGGGGCTTGTTAGGGGGTTTCCAACCATGGTGTCATTGCAGTCTCCTGAAAATAGCAGATTATACAATTTAAGGGGGTTCTCAACAATTTTTGAGGCAGACAACTGTATCATCGCAATTTAGCCTCTTCAGCCTCCGTTTTTGTTATTGGCTACAATGAAGGTCAGATTGGAACACATCCAGTAAGCACACAATTAAAGACTTGTAAGTTGtaagtataaatacatttggGTGTTGCTCTCAAATAGACAATCTAACACTTTTTTTCACGCCAAGGTCAGGGTGATAAAGTGCACTTCACTTTtgagcaacactatgtaactttgCCATTAATGtcttttcatgtattttttatatatatgctcATAATCGTTAATATTTCAAACTCAACGTGGGAAAAGAAGGAGGCTCGGGTCTTTTACCTGCCAGTGGCCATGTCTACATGTTATCTGCATTCTACTGATGATACCTTTTTGTCTCCTCACTATCTCCCCTTGGGGTTAATTTATGTCAGAGTTGCGTAAACCAATTGTTATCACCAGTTTTTATCTAAACCCTCAGAGTTTGACAGCTTAGTTAGTTAACCCAGAGGTCATGTTTACTCTCAGAGTTTCTTCTTCCTGTTGTCTGAATCCAAGGTCAGGATGATGACATTTTCTAcactttaaagcaacactatgtaacttttagtgagcaacagcgccctctgcagccacacaggaTTATTGGTTCTATTGAGCGCCATCTCCCAGCCCAATTAATTGGTGTCCGTGTGGTCGAAAAACAACCATAAATCTCTTGAAGGAAGCTCTGAATGTATAGTCCCACTCACGGacctgaaacacaactgaacggcGGATATTTCCCACAATCCCCGGCTTCCAGTACTAGAACACCTgtaacaaatacaccaaactctgtttagaattcttaatattttaaaagtttcttcactgaatattggagatagaGGATGGTTTATAATAACTTCGTAGTCagaaatggaaacatgacactcGGGTGAACgcttttaaccctaaccctattggTCTGCTAGGGGGTTGGTACGTGAATTGTCATGACCGATTTGTGTACTTTCTATTTTCCTTaccttctccttcaccttttTATTGACAGTCTTTGGGTGACACTCACAGGCAGCGCCTCCAGACGCGGAGGGGCGGGGCTAACCCGACTCTTTCACCTTTGATTTGCCCGCCGCTCTCCTACGTcacaacctacacacacacattccggAACAAGACAGAAAAAACCCTTTGTGACGACTCTGcacctccatgtgtgtgtgagtgtgctccTGTCACAAGGGGGACATCGTGGAAAACATCGCAGTCTTCCTCATCTGCCCGCGTATAGCTGACCGACAGGGAGTGACCCGGACATGGCGACATCCAGCTCCTGCGTGGTGGTGAGTCTCCTCCGCAGCAACCGGAACATTAAGAGCACAAGGTGGAACGAGGTTACTCAGAGAACAACGCGCCATTTACAGAAAAGCCACgcgtgataaaaaaaaatacagcttcCACTGTTTTCTGTCGGTAATGAATCAGTGGTGTGCGTGTGTCGCCTGGGCGGAAAATAAAAGTGCGTTTTTCACATGTGGCGTGGCCCGCGGCTGTGGAGACCGTCACAGACACGCGCCCTCCACGATCAGTGTCCGTGACGCAGAAGACGCCTATCACGGAAACATGTGCGTCTGACTGTGCGGGTTATACGTGAGCATTAATATCATGCTGATACACACATTACTAACACATTATTACACTGGAAGACAACAAACGATCTGCTAACCAGGGGGCGCTATGCAGTCTCCCTCCTTTACAGTGCTCAGCTTTATGTTGATTCATAACCATGGAAATAACAGAGGTTTTCAGAGGTGGGGAGGCCGTTCACCTCTGTGACTGCAACTGAACAAATATCACACAGTGATCAAAAGGAGTTAACCCAGCAGTGTGTTATGTTTGCTcggtggttgtgtgtctgtgggatcATCTGACACGATCCCACAGGAATTTAGTTAAAATGTGGAGTATCTCTCTCTAAGCTTTCTTCAAGGCGAGGTTCATAGTCTCACATTTGTAACCTCCATGTCTCATCTGATCGTCAATTTTTAACACCACGGTGGTTAACGTTAGATCTATGCAACATCCGGTTTTTGGCCTTTGCTGCATATTTCCCCTGCAGAACAGAAAAGTCCTCCACTGAGAAGCAGTTTATTTAATCCTGTTATAGACTACTGTGTAAGTCTAtggtttgtaaatgtttgtgttttaaatgaggGGTGAGATAAGTTatctattttaaaaaaaaactcttgtcAACTTTGAAATTACACATGACTTCGCCAAAGGCCCAGATGTCCTTGTTTTTTCCCAGTATCTAAACGCAGCATGTATTTGTGGATTTTTGGAGACCTTGAAAAGAGTCTCACAGTCACAACTCCACAAGCAAATGTAAACTGACTCATGTTTATAAAGCGATCTTCACATGCAAAATTCACAGTCAGTATAAAATGTGTGAAACCCAAACAGTTTCACACAGTGTCAGATCTTATTTTAAGCTGTAGATCATTTATTGCACATTTGTTAACATTTTGACCCCAATTTTCTCTATATTAGGAGTAATTCAGAGGACATGATAATTGGATTGTATCATGATTAGCAGGGGATAACAGATTTACTGTAGCTGTGCTCTGTCTCTCATAATTTACTTAATGTGTAACATAATGTTATGTTGATTGGATTCTTCTAAGCCACAACACTGACATATGTTCCTCACAaaactcttctttttcttaGTTGTCCCAAACTGAACATGAATTCCTACACTTCAAGAACAGAAATATATGCCTGCACAGTATGTGTCTGGTGGTCAGATCAGTTTTGAGTGAGAGCACTAGGTCATGTGTGCATTCTGTACCATGTATTATAGATAAGACATAGAATCACTAACCGGTGATGGCCTTTATTAATGAATAACCTATGCTCTATTTGTCAGGACATTTCCAGAACTTGAAATCCAATGTTTTATTGTCATTAAGTCTGAACTTCAGACTGACTGACACAGATGATGAAATACACCTTTAGCTAAAAACAGCATTAAAAGACAGTGAAACCTCCTGTATCACATTTGAAATGAGATTAGCTGAGTAGAGCATTGTCACCAAACATGGACTTTGTCTGCAAAATCATAGATCTCAGACTAGTTCATTGGGTTCTTTATCATGTTTTTGGTTCAAACCTTAAATAACAGGCAACAATCATATGACTAACGGCGAACACAGGGACATCTGTTTGGTATCAGTCTCTATTATTTGTAACCGAATGGATGTAGCCCGAACAGATGGACCTGTTTTTTCCCTTTGAGCAGACATAGGGGAAATGCTCTAATCTGCGTTAACCTCATGCAATGAGAGGATGGACACTTTGCAACTCCGAGTTAAGCAACTTTGTTGACTTGTGAATTTGTCTGTGGTCACTCAAATTATTTATTCCCACAGCATGTCCAGCTCTGCACCAGCTTCCCGATGTCACATGATTCCACTTATGCTCACTGGGTTCATGTGGCATGCAGTTCATATCGGAGCGGAAAATtcgatttttacaaaaaaaagcacaggaaaataaatatttcagaaTTAGGCTAGGTGTGAAATTACTGGAAAGACATGTAATTAGAAGGAGATTATCTGTTGTGGTGAAGGGAGATTTTAATCATGGTATAATGGAAAGTTTCTCTCTCTAAGAATCTTAGGT encodes the following:
- the phf6 gene encoding PHD finger protein 6 isoform X2, whose translation is MSGQKKVAAARLLKCAFCRTNRDKECGQLLLSDSQKVAAHHKCMLFSSALVTSHSDSENIGAFSVEDVKKEIKRGNKLTCSSCHRPGATIGCDVKTCRRTYHYYCALKDKAQINENPSQGTYIVYCRKHRDDSLDDVEDEEGGVANESDSSPPQSRGRGRFEKVRARAGSRGQSEDTRSTSSQAADEESSSHRDRSPLRTSQGDGGQRCGFCHAGEEENTTRGMLHSDNSKKVAAHYKCMLFSSGTVQLTTTSRAEFGNFEVKTVIQEIKRGKRMKCTLCTQLGATIGCEIKACVKTYHYHCGLQDKAKYIENMARGIYKLYCKNHSGNEERDEEDEERENRSRERAASDHGGTPATQVNGN
- the phf6 gene encoding PHD finger protein 6 isoform X1; translated protein: MSGQKKVAAARLLKCAFCRTNRDKECGQLLLSDSQKVAAHHKCMLFSSALVTSHSDSENIGAFSVEDVKKEIKRGNKLTCSSCHRPGATIGCDVKTCRRTYHYYCALKDKAQINENPSQGTYIVYCRKHRDDSLDDVEADEEGGVANESDSSPPQSRGRGRFEKVRARAGSRGQSEDTRSTSSQAADEESSSHRDRSPLRTSQGDGGQRCGFCHAGEEENTTRGMLHSDNSKKVAAHYKCMLFSSGTVQLTTTSRAEFGNFEVKTVIQEIKRGKRMKCTLCTQLGATIGCEIKACVKTYHYHCGLQDKAKYIENMARGIYKLYCKNHSGNEERDEEDEERENRSRERAASDHGGTPATQVNGN